A genomic segment from Malaclemys terrapin pileata isolate rMalTer1 chromosome 1, rMalTer1.hap1, whole genome shotgun sequence encodes:
- the ETV6 gene encoding transcription factor ETV6 isoform X4: MNGKALLLLTKEDFRYRSPHSGDVLYELLQHILKQRKARMLFSPFFHPGNSIHAQPEVILHQNHDEDNFVQRPSRPSAETVHHNPPTIELLHRSRSPITTNHRPSPDPEQRSLKSPLDNTIRRLSPADRVPGTRHHQENNHQEPYPLSVSPIENNHCPPPPEVLQKPSSPRQENTRVIQLMPSPIMHPLILNPRHSVEFKPSRLSEDGLHREVKPINLSHREELAYMNHIMVSVSPPEEHAMPIGRIADCRLLWDYVYQLLSDSRYENFIRWEDKESKIFRIVDPNGLARLWGNHKNRTNMTYEKMSRALRHYYKLNIIRKEPGQRLLFRFMKTPDEIMSGRTDRLEHLESQELDEQIYQEDEC, translated from the exons ATGAATGGCAAAGCACTCCTGCTCCTGACCAAAGAGGACTTTCGATACAGGTCTCCTCATTCAG GTGACGTGCTGTATGAACTCCTTCAGCATATCCTGAAGCAAAGGAAAGCTCGCATGCTATTTTCACCTTTCTTCCACCCTGGGAACTCTATCCATGCTCAGCCAGAGGTCATATTACACCAGAACCACGATGAAG ACAACTTTGTCCAGAGACCTTCAAGACCATCAGCAGAAACAGTCCATCACAACCCCCCAACCATTGAACTGTTGCATCGTTCTAGATCGCCTATCACCACCAATCATCGACCGTCACCAGACCCCGAGCAGCGGTCGCTGAAGTCCCCATTGGACAACACTATCCGCCGCCTCTCCCCAGCTGATAGGGTCCCAGGGACAAGGCATCACCAAGAGAACAACCATCAAGAGCCCTACCCTCTCTCAGTGTCTCCTATAGAAAACAACCACTGCCCGCCTCCTCCTGAAGTACTACAGAAGCCTTCCAGCCCCCGCCAAGAGAACACCAGGGTCATCCAGCTGATGCCCAGCCCCATCATGCACCCTTTGATACTGAACCCCAGGCATTCTGTAGAATTCAAACCATCACGGTTGTCTGAGGATGGGCTACACAGGGAGGTAAAGCCTATCAATTTGTCCCACCGGGAAGAGTTAGCATACATGAACCACATCATGGTGTCCGTCTCCCCTCCTGAGGAGCATGCAATGCCAATTGGAAGAATAGCAG ACTGCAGGCTGCTTTGGGATTACGTCTATCAGCTGCTTTCTGACAGCCGGTACGAAAACTTCATCCGATGGGAGGACAAGGAATCCAAAATATTTCGGATAGTGGATCCCAACGGGCTGGCTCGGCTGTGGGGAAACCACAAG aacagaacaaatatgacctatgagaaaaTGTCCAGAGCCCTACGCCACTACTACAAACTAAATATCATCCGGAAGGAGCCAGGACAAAGGCTTTTGTTCAG